Sequence from the Kineosporia succinea genome:
CGTAACGGACACCGCACTCTGAGCTGCGCCTTTGTGAAGGTTCACGAGACACCCGTCAGTGACGGGTTTTGGCCCTCCTGAAACGGTGGCCGTTGAGAGTGAACCGACAACGATTTGGTCACCGCACGACGAACGGTCGTCCAGGCGCGACGAACGGGCGATTTGCCCGGATCAGCGGTACCAGCTCCGCCGACGCCCCCTCCGGTCGCTACCGGTGACGGCCTCTGGACCGTGAGCGATACGGCAGGTCACCGAAGCTCCCCGGCGTCCAGGAGAGGCCATGGGCCGCGACGTGACCCGCACCGCCCGCAGACCCGTGACCGGCTGCCCGGGGCCTAGTGCGCGAGCTTCAGGCCCACGACGCCGCCCACGATCATGAGCAGCAGGGCGATCTTCAGCGCCGACACCGGCTCGTCACCGGTGATCATGGCGTAGGCGACCGTGAGCACCGCGCCGATGCCGACCCAGACCGCGTAGGACGTGCCCACCGGCAGGGTGCGCATGGCCCAGGCCAGGCCCGCCATGCTGGCCATCACGGCGACCGCGAACACGACGGTGGGAACGAGTTTCGAGAATCCCTCGGAGCGACCGAGGGCAGTGGCCCAGACGGCCTCGAGAACACCGGAGACGACGAGGACGATCCAGGACATGACGAGCCTCCTGGCGCCGTCTTGTCGCGTTCCGGGTACGGCACCCCTCGTCCGGGGGCCGCGTCGCAGCGACCCTGCTCCGAGGGTGGCAAATCCGGGGCCGGTTGTCCAGCGCCCGTTCCGCCCGCCGCAGTGCGCTTTTCGTCCCGGAGACTCCCCGGCAGCGCTGCCCGGCAGCACTACCCGGCCGGGTAGGCCTTCAGCACCTCGTCCCGGGCCGGGATCGCACTGGCCGCCCCCGGGCGCTGCACCGCGAGCGCGCTGACC
This genomic interval carries:
- a CDS encoding DMT family transporter codes for the protein MSWIVLVVSGVLEAVWATALGRSEGFSKLVPTVVFAVAVMASMAGLAWAMRTLPVGTSYAVWVGIGAVLTVAYAMITGDEPVSALKIALLLMIVGGVVGLKLAH